GACCCCTTCCAGGAATACAAGATCGAGGCCACCCGGCTCTTCGACGATATGGTAGCGAGCATCAAGGCCGAGGCCACCAAGTTCCTTTTCCGCCTCAAGGTCGAGGTGGAACCGGCTCCCGTGGCGGCTGCGGTCCCCGCCGCACCGGTGCAGGAGAGTGGGCCTCAGGCCAACGCCGAGCCCTTCGATCCCTTTACCGTGCGCCGTGAACCCAAGCCCAAGACCGCCTCTCCGGGGATGAGCCGGGCCGAGCGTCGGCGGCTCGAGCGGGAGGAGAGGAAAAAGCACAAGAAGTAAGTCCTACGTCTTACGGCGCGTGCAAAACGCCGTCTGCCAGGAAAGCGTGCGCAAGTCTTCTCGCCCCACCCTTCAAGGCGTGGCACATGTGGCCTAAGTAACATGATTCCCATGCGCTTTCCCTGGCTTGCCGCCCACGAGGTCAACCGCTATGCCCGGCCCCTTCCGGGCCTCGAGCGCCCGGTGCGGGTGGCTCACCTCTCTGACCTGCACATCGGCCACTACATCGACTCGAGGATCGTCAGGCGCTGGGTCGAGACCACCGTAGCGCACCAGCCCGACCTGATCGTCATCACCGGCGACCTCACCGACAGCGAGAACTCTGCGCTGATCCGTCCCGCCGTGGCCGAGATGGGGAGGCTGCGGGCTCCGCTGGGGGTCTGGGCGGTGTGGGGAAACCACGATTACCGCTTGCGGGCTTATCGGTCCGGGGACTTGAGCGACCTCGAGACCTGGCTCGAGGCCTCCGGCGTGCGGGTGTTGAACAACGCCGGGGTTCGCCTGCGCGAAGACCTCTACCTGGCGGGTGTGGACGACCTTTGGCACGGTCGGCCCGACGTCGCGCGGGCGCTCGAGGGGCTACCCGACGGCGCAGCCAGCCTGCTTTTATGCCACAACCCCGATTACCTCTTTGAGGTACCGGCGGCCGTGGGCCTAACCTTGTGCGGCCACACCCACGGCGGCCAGATCTGGGTGCCCTTCCTGGGGGCGGTGTTTACCTCCTCCAAGTACGGCAAGCGCTTCGCCCAGGGCTGGATTGAGGACCCGGTGCCAGCCTTCGTCTCGAGGGGGTTGGGGGTTTCAACGGTTCCCCTGCGCTACCGCTTTCGCGCGGAGGTGGTTATCATGGACCTTCTCCCCTCGTAAGGCTACGCCCCGACAGCGACGTTCTCGAGGTTCAGGTTCGTGTACACGTTTTGGGTGTCGTCGAGGTCCTCCAGGGCCTCCACCATCCGCAATACCTTTTGGGCCTCCTCTTCCGGCAGGAGGACGGTGTTTTGCGGGATCATGGTGATTTCGGTGTCCTGCGGATGGAACCCCTTGGCCTTGAGCGCGTTGGCCACCGCATACACCTCGTGGGGATCGGTATAGATCTCCAGACCGCCCTCGCTTTCCTGCAAATCCAGGGCCCCTGCTTCGATGGCGGCATCCTGGGCCTCGGGGGTGTTGGTCTCGAGCCAGATGTACCCCCGCCGCTCGAACTGCCAGGCCACCGCCCCTACCGCACCCAGCGAGCCTCCGTGCTTGGAGAAGACGTGGCGCACCTCGCTCGCGGTGCGGTTGCGGTTGTCGGTGAGGGCGTAAACCAGCACCGCTACCCCACCCGGGGCGTAACCTTCGTAGATCACCTCTTCGTAGTTGGATCCCTCTTCGTCGCCCCCTTGAAGCCGCTTCAAAAGGCGCTCGATGTTGTCGCCCGGTACGTCGTCGTTGCGGGCGGCTTCGATGACGTTGCGCAGTTGAACGTTGGCAGCGGGGTCGGCGGAGCCTCCGGCCCGGGCCGCCGCTGCGATGGCCCGCAGGTACTTGCTGATCACCTTGCCGCGCTTGAGGTCGTTGGCGGCTTTCTTACGTTTGATCTGAGCCCATTTGCTATGACCGGCCATAATTCACCTAAACCATTATAGTCCCTGACAAGAGGCTCGGTTTTT
The Meiothermus sp. Pnk-1 genome window above contains:
- a CDS encoding YebC/PmpR family DNA-binding transcriptional regulator, with the protein product MAGHSKWAQIKRKKAANDLKRGKVISKYLRAIAAAARAGGSADPAANVQLRNVIEAARNDDVPGDNIERLLKRLQGGDEEGSNYEEVIYEGYAPGGVAVLVYALTDNRNRTASEVRHVFSKHGGSLGAVGAVAWQFERRGYIWLETNTPEAQDAAIEAGALDLQESEGGLEIYTDPHEVYAVANALKAKGFHPQDTEITMIPQNTVLLPEEEAQKVLRMVEALEDLDDTQNVYTNLNLENVAVGA
- a CDS encoding metallophosphoesterase, with protein sequence MRFPWLAAHEVNRYARPLPGLERPVRVAHLSDLHIGHYIDSRIVRRWVETTVAHQPDLIVITGDLTDSENSALIRPAVAEMGRLRAPLGVWAVWGNHDYRLRAYRSGDLSDLETWLEASGVRVLNNAGVRLREDLYLAGVDDLWHGRPDVARALEGLPDGAASLLLCHNPDYLFEVPAAVGLTLCGHTHGGQIWVPFLGAVFTSSKYGKRFAQGWIEDPVPAFVSRGLGVSTVPLRYRFRAEVVIMDLLPS